Proteins encoded in a region of the Piliocolobus tephrosceles isolate RC106 chromosome 18, ASM277652v3, whole genome shotgun sequence genome:
- the METTL4 gene encoding N(6)-adenine-specific DNA methyltransferase METTL4 isoform X1, whose translation MSVVHQLSAGWLLDHLSFINKINYQLHQHHEPCCSKNEFTTSVHFESLQMDSVSSSGACAAFIASDPTTKPENDDGGNYERFTQKFVFRPELFDVTKPYITPAVHKECQQSNEKEDLMNGVKKEISISIIGKKRKRCVVFNQGELDAMEYHTKIRELILDGSLQLIQEGLKSGFLYPLFEKQDKCSKPITLPFDTCNLPELCEMAKHLPSLNEMEHQTLQLLEEDTSVAEQDLFLRVVENNSSFTKVITLMGQKYLLPPKSSFLLSDICCMQPLLNYRKAFDVIVIDPPWQNKSVKRSNRYSYLSPLQIKQIPIRKLAAPNCLLVTWVTNRQKHLRFIKEELYPSWSVEVVAEWHWVKITNSGEFVFPLDSPHKKPYEGLILGRVQEKTALPLRNADVNALPIPDHKLIVSVPCTLHSHKPPLAEVLKDYIKPDGEYLELFARNLQPGWTSWGNEVLKFQHVDYFIALESGS comes from the exons ATGTCTGTGGTACACCAGTTGTCAGCTGGGTGGTTACTGGATCATCTTTCTTTTATCAACAAGATAAACTATCAACTTCACCAGCATCATGAACCTTGTTGCAGTAAAAATGagttcaccacttctgttcactTTGAGTCTCTTCAAATGGATTCTGTGTCCTCTTCTGGAGCCTGTGCTGCATTTATTGCTTCTGACCCTACCACTAAGCCAGAGAATGATGATGGAGGAAATTACGAAAGGTTcacacaaaaatttgtttttcGACCTGAACTGTTTGATGTCACCAAACCTTATATAACTCCAGCTGTTCACAAAGAATGCCAGCAAAGTAATGAAAAGGAAGATCTGATGAATggtgttaaaaaagaaatctccatttCTATTATTGGGAAG AAGCGTAAAAGATGTGTTGTTTTCAATCAAGGTGAATTGGATGCGATGGAATACCATACAAAG ATCAGGGAGCTGATTTTGGATGGATCTTTACAGTTAATCCAGGAAGGTCTCAAAAGtggttttctttatccactttttGAAAAACAGGACAAGTGTAGTAAGCCCATTACTTTACCATTTGATACCTGCAACTTGCCAGAATTATGTGAAATGGCAAAACATTTGCCTTCTCTAAATGAAATGGAACATCAGACATTACAATTGCTGGAAGAGGATACATCTGTTGCAGAACAGGATTTATTTTTGCGAGTTGTTGAAAACAACTCTAGCTTTACAAAAGTGATTACTTTAATGGGACAAAAATACCTGCTACCACCGAAAAGCAGTTTTCTTTTATCTGACATTTGTTGTATGCAACCACTTCTGAACT atAGGAAAGCATTTGATGTAATTGTGATAGATCCGCCATGGCAGAACAAATCAGTTAAAAGAAGTAATAG gtACAGTTATTTGTCACCCCTGCAAATAAAGCAAATACCTATCCGTAAATTGGCTGCTCCAAACTGTCTTCTTGTTACTTGGGTGACCAATAGACAGAAGCACCTACGTTTTATAAAGGAAGAACTTTATCCCTCTTGGTCTGTGGAGGTAGTTGCTGAGTGGCACTGGGTAAAA ATCACCAATTCAGGAGAGTTCGTGTTCCCATTAGATTCTCCACACAAAAAGCCTTATGAAGGTCTTATACTGGGGAGAGTTCAAGAAAAAACTGCTCTACCATTGAG GAATGCAGATGTAAACGCGCTCCCCATTCCAGACCACAAATTAATTGTCAGCGTGCCCTGTACTCTTCACTCACATAAGCCACCGCTTGCtg AGGTTTTAAAAGACTACATCAAGCCAGATGGGGAATATTTGGAATTGTTTGCTCGAAATTTACAGCCAGGTTGGACTAGTTGGGGCAATGAAGTTCTCAAATTTCAGCATGTGGATTATTTTATTGCTCTGGAGTCTGGAAGCTGA
- the METTL4 gene encoding N(6)-adenine-specific DNA methyltransferase METTL4 isoform X2, with product MSVVHQLSAGWLLDHLSFINKINYQLHQHHEPCCSKNEFTTSVHFESLQMDSVSSSGACAAFIASDPTTKPENDDGGNYERFTQKFVFRPELFDVTKPYITPAVHKECQQSNEKEDLMNGVKKEISISIIGKKRKRCVVFNQGELDAMEYHTKIRELILDGSLQLIQEGLKSGFLYPLFEKQDKCSKPITLPFDTCNLPELCEMAKHLPSLNEMEHQTLQLLEEDTSVAEQDLFLRVVENNSSFTKVITLMGQKYLLPPKSSFLLSDICCMQPLLNYRKAFDVIVIDPPWQNKSVKRSNRYSYLSPLQIKQIPIRKLAAPNCLLVTWVTNRQKHLRFIKEELYPSWSVEVVAEWHWVKITNSGEFVFPLDSPHKKPYEGLILGRVQEKTALPLRGFKRLHQARWGIFGIVCSKFTARLD from the exons ATGTCTGTGGTACACCAGTTGTCAGCTGGGTGGTTACTGGATCATCTTTCTTTTATCAACAAGATAAACTATCAACTTCACCAGCATCATGAACCTTGTTGCAGTAAAAATGagttcaccacttctgttcactTTGAGTCTCTTCAAATGGATTCTGTGTCCTCTTCTGGAGCCTGTGCTGCATTTATTGCTTCTGACCCTACCACTAAGCCAGAGAATGATGATGGAGGAAATTACGAAAGGTTcacacaaaaatttgtttttcGACCTGAACTGTTTGATGTCACCAAACCTTATATAACTCCAGCTGTTCACAAAGAATGCCAGCAAAGTAATGAAAAGGAAGATCTGATGAATggtgttaaaaaagaaatctccatttCTATTATTGGGAAG AAGCGTAAAAGATGTGTTGTTTTCAATCAAGGTGAATTGGATGCGATGGAATACCATACAAAG ATCAGGGAGCTGATTTTGGATGGATCTTTACAGTTAATCCAGGAAGGTCTCAAAAGtggttttctttatccactttttGAAAAACAGGACAAGTGTAGTAAGCCCATTACTTTACCATTTGATACCTGCAACTTGCCAGAATTATGTGAAATGGCAAAACATTTGCCTTCTCTAAATGAAATGGAACATCAGACATTACAATTGCTGGAAGAGGATACATCTGTTGCAGAACAGGATTTATTTTTGCGAGTTGTTGAAAACAACTCTAGCTTTACAAAAGTGATTACTTTAATGGGACAAAAATACCTGCTACCACCGAAAAGCAGTTTTCTTTTATCTGACATTTGTTGTATGCAACCACTTCTGAACT atAGGAAAGCATTTGATGTAATTGTGATAGATCCGCCATGGCAGAACAAATCAGTTAAAAGAAGTAATAG gtACAGTTATTTGTCACCCCTGCAAATAAAGCAAATACCTATCCGTAAATTGGCTGCTCCAAACTGTCTTCTTGTTACTTGGGTGACCAATAGACAGAAGCACCTACGTTTTATAAAGGAAGAACTTTATCCCTCTTGGTCTGTGGAGGTAGTTGCTGAGTGGCACTGGGTAAAA ATCACCAATTCAGGAGAGTTCGTGTTCCCATTAGATTCTCCACACAAAAAGCCTTATGAAGGTCTTATACTGGGGAGAGTTCAAGAAAAAACTGCTCTACCATTGAG AGGTTTTAAAAGACTACATCAAGCCAGATGGGGAATATTTGGAATTGTTTGCTCGAAATTTACAGCCAGGTTGGACTAG